A segment of the Sporohalobacter salinus genome:
GTGAAGAAATTAAATTTCAAGAAACTCTGGATCAAGGAATGGAAATTTTAGATGAATTAATAGATGAATTAGAACAAGAAGGAAAAGAAATTATTCCTGGTCAAGATGTGTTTACTCTTTATGATACTTATGGTTTTCCTAAAGAGTTAACAGAGGAAATTGCTAAAGAGAATGGTTACGAAATAGATGTTGAAGGCTTTGAAGAAGCTATGGAAGAACAAAGAGCTAGAGCTAGAGCAGCTCAGAAAGATCATGATTGGTCTTCGGCAGAGATTGAATTATTTAAAGAAATCAGATCTGAAATAGATACACCTAAATTTGTAGGTTATACTAAGCCGGAATGTGAAACTGAAGTAGTAAAGATAATTAAGGATAATGAATTAGTAGATAATTTATCTGCTGGAGAAGAAGGACAAGTTATTTTAACCCAAACTCCATTTTATGCAGAAAGCGGTGGCCAGATTGGAGATAAGGGTGCTCTATTAAACGATGACATTACAGTGACAGTTGTTGATACTCAGGAAAAGGCAGAATTAATTAGTCATCAGATAGTTATTGAAGCTGGTGAATTAAGTGTAGGGGATAAGTTGACGGCTAAAATACAGACTGATCAGCGGTTACATATTAGAAGAAATCACACTGCTACTCATCTTCTACATCAGACCTTGAAGGATGTATTGGGAGAACATGTGGATCAATCAGGTTCTTTAGTAACACCTAATCGATTGCGTTTTGATTTTACTCATTTTGAAGCAGTTAGTGATAAAGAATTAGAAGAGATAGAAGATCAAGTTAATAAAGTGATTCGAAGAAATTTAAATGTTGAAGTACTGGAAACCACTTTAGAAGAAGCAGAGGAAATGGGTGCTGCAGCACTTTTTAATGAAAAATATGAAGATGAAGTGCGAGTAATTGGAATTGGAGATTATAGTTTAGAACTTTGTGGTGGTACTCATGTTGATGCTACAGGAGAGATTAGTTTATTTAAGATTAGTAGTGAAGGGGGAATAGCTGCTGGTATAAGAAGGATTGAAGCAGTGACGGGTAAAGAAGCTCTTAATTACATAAACCAACAAGAAAATATATTAAAGCAGGCTGCTTCTGCTTTAAAGACTACTCCAGATGAATTAGTAGATAGAATTGATAAGCTGCAGTCTAAGATTAAGGATTTAGAAGAGGAAGTAACTAAATTTAAAAATAAGTTGGCTGATTCTCAAGCAGACGAAGTAGTATCAGATTTGGAAGAAATCAATGGTATTAATGTAATTTTAGAAAAGGTAGAAGGATTAGATGCTGAAGGGTTACGGACTATGGGAGATAATATTAAAGCAGATCTTGATTCTGGAATTATTATTCTGGCTTCTAATCTTGGAGAGAAAGTTCTATTTGTTAGTTTAGTGACTGATGATTTGGTAGAGAAAGGATATAATGCTGGTCAGATTATTGGTGAAGTAGCTCGCGTTGCTGGTGGAGGCGGTGGCGGTCGCCCTGATATGGCTCAGGCTGGAGGTAGTCAGCCGAATAAATTAGATGCTGCTTTGGAGAAGGCACGAGAATTAATAGCAGCAGAGTAAGTGGTGAATTATAATTAGTTAAGGTGGGATGAAAATGAGTCGTCATGATAAAACTATGAAGTTTAAAGTGAAAAAAGAAGAGATCAAAGAGGTTTCAGAAATATTACCTGAAGTTTATAAAGCGCTGGATGAGAAGGGGTACAATCCTATTAATCAGATTGTAGGTTATATATTGTCGGGAGATCCAGCCTATATCACTAGCCATCAGGATGCCAGAAGTAAGATTCGTCGTTTTGAACGGGATGAGATAATTGAAGAATTAGTACGTAGTTATCTAGAAGATAAGGAAATTGAATAATTAGCTATTAAATAATGGAGTGATCAAATGAAGATTAAAGTTTTTTTAATAATGCTTATCTTCTGTCTGGTAATTTCGCAAACAGTTATAGCCGATAGTAGTGAGGGATTTACATTATTTATTATGGACCAGGTTAGCTTGCAGGAAATTATTCAGACTAAAACTCCAAACATAGATCATCTTATTAATCAGGGGGCAGTAGGACTCATGAATGCACGAACTAGTGGGAGTCTTACGCCTCCTGATACTTATTTAAGTATTGGAGCTGGACGTAGAGCTAATAGTGATAAAATAGGTAATAATAACTTTAATGTTCAATCTGGAAAAGTTAAAATTATTAATAATAAGTTTTCTCAATTGATTACTGCTAATATGAATGGTCGTTATAGTGCTTATCCTGGAGCTTTAGGTGAGCAATTAGAAAAAGCTAACAAGCAGATAGCAGTAATCGGGAATAGCGATTATTATGGTAAAGATGGTAAGTATCATTTAGGTAGAGAAGTAGCTTTGATTGGATTTAATGAAGAAGGAGAAATCCCTTTTGGAGATATTGGACCTAAAATGGTGCAGAGTAATTCTGCTTATTCGAAGAATTTATTGACGGACCAGGATTATTTGCTTAAAAAGTTTAATGAGTATAGATCTAAGGTCGATTTAATAATAGTTGAGTCTGGCGATACTGCCAGAATAGAAAAAAAGAGAGAGTTAATAAATGAAGATAAATTTGAAGGATTAAAAGAGACTGCTATTAAGAGAGTAGATAAATTATTAGGGAAATTGTTAACTAAGATAGATTTAACTCAAGAACGGATTATGATAGTAATACCAACACCATCAGATGAAGCTCAGCAGAAAGGTAGGAAGTTAAATCTTACTGTTTTAGCTGGGAGTGGCGTTAAGCATGGCTTGCTGACTTCTTCTACAACTAAACGTTCAGGAATTATTACTAATTTAGATATTGCTCCTACAGTCTTAACTTTGCTAGGGATTAAAGAAGATTCTTCTAAATTAATCGGTAATTTTCTTGGTAGTATTAAAGATAAGAAACCTTTAGCTAAATTACGTCGACTTGATAATGAAATTAATAAGACATTCACTTGGCGACCACTGTTGATTAAAGGATTTATATTATTACAGATAATTACTTTGGGATTGGCGGCAGTAGTAATTTTAGCTAAGAAGAGAGTGACGCCAATTTTAAAGAAGATGGCGGAATATTTACTACTAACTTTATTGGCAATTCCTATCTTTCTTTTGTTCTTTACTTATTTTGTTAAAATTAATATTTATTTAATAATAACTCTGTTTTTACTGTTTAGTTCAGGGATGGCTTATTTGTTGAGGCAGTATTTTGATCATGAGCTAGTGCCGATTTTATTGTTAGCAAACTTAGTTTCATTTTTATTAGTCTTTGATCTTTGGAGTGGCGCTAGACTAATTAAAACATCAGTATTAGGTTATTCGCCGGTGATTGGGGCTCGGTATTATGGGATAGGTAATGAATTTATGGGACTTTTAATTGGAGCTGTGTTGATTGGGATTACCGGTATTTTTGATTACTTTAGTAGTTTTAAACAATGGGAAGATTATATTCTATTATTATTTTTTGTATTAGTTGTTGTTACTATTGGCCATTTACAATTGGGAGCTAATTTTGGGGGGCTGCTTACTTCACTGGCAGCCTTTGGGTTTACTTATGGATTAATTAAGGGATATCTGTTTAATTTTCGCAAGATATTAGTTATAATAATCTTGATAGGATTATTAGCTGGTAGCTTAGTTATTTATGATGCCTTGAGTCCAAAATATGAATCTACTCATATTGGTCGGACTATACGGTTAATTAAGGTGAACGGATTTTCAGTAATAGCTAAGATTGCCTCCAGAAAATTGAAGATGAATCTGAAGTTACTACGTTGGACTATCTGGACTAAAGTAATTATAGCTTTTATTATTATTTTAGCTATTATGTTTAGGTATCCAGTAGGAGTAGTGAAGAATATTATTGATGATTATTCTTATCTCCGTTATGGATTTGGAGGTGTAATTTGTGGTAGTATAGTAACGATGCTAGTTAATGATTCAGGGGTAGTAGCAACAGCAACTTTATTATTATATCCTGTAATTGCTTTTGTTTATCTAGTGATTAGACGGATTGAAATATAAGATAAAAGATTGTAGAGGGGAGTTTATAGGTCTGATGCAGCGGATATTAGGATTGGATTTTGGAGATAAGAGAATAGGAGCTGCAGTTAGCGATGCTTTAGGATGGACAGCTCAGGGTAAGAAGGTAATTCAGAATACTTCCTGGCAGGAAGTAGTAGCTGAAATAGATGCCTTAATTGGAGAGTACGATATAGAGAAGGTGGTTGTAGGCCTGCCTAAGAATATGAATGGAACTTTAGGGTTTAGAGCTGAAAAGACGCTGGATTTTGTAGAGCGGCTTAAAGAAGAAATTGAACCATCAGTTATTACTTGGGACGAAAGATTATCTACTGCCGCGGCTGAAAGAACACTACTTGAGGCTGATGTTAGTAGAGCAAAGAGAAAAGATGTTATTGATAAAATGGCAGCAGTAGTTATTTTACAGAGTTATTTAGATGCTCATTCGAATTAAAACTAAGAATTGAGGTGGTATAATATGGCTGAAGAAGGTAAAATTCAAAAATTTGATCCAGAAGAAGGTATTGTTGTTTTAGAAGAGATGGATGGAGAAGAGATTAAGTTTTCGATTGAAGAAGAAGTAGAAATTGATGATAATAAGTACTTTATTTTGGTTAGAGAAGATGAATTGGATGTCGGAGAAGGATATGCTTTGCGATTAGATGAAGATGATAATGGTGATTTGATTTTAGTTCCAGTGGATAGTGAAGAGGAGTTAATAAAAGTACAGAATGCCTTAGAGAAGATGTATCAATAAATAATTTTTTTCCTATTAGTAGAAGTATAAAGTCCCCCTTAACTGGAGATAATATTACTAAAAGCTAATGAGGGGGGCTTTATATGTTGTTGACGGAATGTTTTCTGGATGATCATTATTTTCGGATAGAAAGTACAACGCATGCAATGGATAGAATGAAGGAACGGAGTATAGACACTAGTTTAGTAACTAATATTATTTTAAGTCTTGGCGATAAGTTATTGGATTATAATGATACAGGTGATGAAGTAGCAATTGTAGATCAAAAGAATAATTTGGCTGTGATTATTGAGGTGAGAGAAGGTAAGGCTGTAGTGATTACAGTAATTGATCGGGCTAATATACATATTAAAGAAGGTACTTTATTAGAAGAGATCGCTTGATACTATGAAAGCCCAGCTTTTAAAGTCAGGGGGATTGTTCTCCTGACTTTATTGTTTTTTATTTGCTAAATGAAGTTTAATTGTTTATAATATAAAGGAATGATTTATTAGCTAGAAATTAAAGGAAGGGTTGGAAACTTTGTTGAATTTTCATTTACGTAATAAAAATTTAGTAGCTGTAGTTGTTATGATTCTTTTTATTTTGACATTGGCTAGTATTTCTTATCTTCAAAAATTAACAGGGCCTATGGATAGAAATTCAGTTTCTTCTTATGAAGTTGAAGTTAAAGCAGGGGCTAGCAGTAGTCAGATAGCTAATTTATTATTTAAAAAGGGTTTAATTAGACATCCGTTTCTTTTTAAGGCTTTAGTTAGATTTAGAGGAGTAGAGGATAATCTTCAAGCAGGCTATTATAGATTAAGTACTGGTATGTCAATTGGCGTTATAATAGATAAGTTAGTTAATAATGAGGTAATTACTTATCAGGTAACTATTCCAGAAGGATATACTGTAGAGGAGATTGGTAGTAAGTTAGCTAAAGAGGCTGAATTTAGTAAGGAGCAGTTTCTTGCAGTAGCTGAGGAATTGAAGGCTGAGTTTTCTTTTGCCGAAAAAATAAATGTTAAAAAGCGGAAGTATCCACTGGAAGGCTATCTTTTTCCTGAAACTTATTCTATTCCTAAAGGTACAACTCCGGAGAATATAATTAAAATAATGGTGAGGCAATTTAAAGAAAAGTTAAATGATAAGTTATTGATAGAAGTGAAGCAAAGCAAATATAGTTTGGATGAAATAATGACGATTGCTTCTTTAGTGGAAGCAGAAGTAAAGTATGGTAAGGAACGGCGTTTAATTGCTGGGGTAATTCATAATCGGCTTGCTAAGAATATGCTATTGCAGATAGATGCTACTATTCAGTACATTTTGCCAGAACATGAGAAGCAGATTCTTTATGAGGATTTAACTTTAGAATCGCCGTATAATACGTATCAAAATTTGGGTTTACCGCCAGGCCCGATTAATAATCCAGGGTTAACTTCAATTAAGGCGGCACTCAATCCTGCCCAAACAGATTACTTATATTACTTTGCTTTGGATGATGGAAGTCATAAATTTAGTGAGACTTACAAGGAACATCTGCGTTTGCAGAATAAGCTAAAATATTAAGTTTAAATTATGTAAATAATATAGATGCTATGGTTGACAAATCGATTTTGATTTTCATAGTTCTAAATTATTTTAAGAGTTATTTTAGGGAAATATTGAGTATGAATAAAATATAGTGTTCATAATTTTTGCAGAGATT
Coding sequences within it:
- the ruvX gene encoding Holliday junction resolvase RuvX, which gives rise to MQRILGLDFGDKRIGAAVSDALGWTAQGKKVIQNTSWQEVVAEIDALIGEYDIEKVVVGLPKNMNGTLGFRAEKTLDFVERLKEEIEPSVITWDERLSTAAAERTLLEADVSRAKRKDVIDKMAAVVILQSYLDAHSN
- a CDS encoding IreB family regulatory phosphoprotein encodes the protein MSRHDKTMKFKVKKEEIKEVSEILPEVYKALDEKGYNPINQIVGYILSGDPAYITSHQDARSKIRRFERDEIIEELVRSYLEDKEIE
- the alaS gene encoding alanine--tRNA ligase; the protein is MSMSSKEIRQKFLDYFESKGHLILPSAPLVPQNDPSLLWINAGMAPFKPYFNGRATPPKTRIVTSQKCIRTNDIENVGKTDRHHTFFEMLGNFSFGDYFKEEAIEWAYNFLVEEMEFEKDRIWISIYKDDDEAFEIWKEKIGIPSERIVRMGKDENFWQIGTGPCGPCSEIHYDLGAEFGCSDNCEFGCDCDRYREVWNLVFTQYDYTEEGKYDPLPNKNIDTGMGLERLASIIQQVDSNFETDLFMPIIEFVSQHTEYDYQSSEEVKSAYRVIADHIRSVTLAIGDGVLPSNEGRGYIIRRVLRRAVRYAQKLDLELPFLYRIVPVVVDIMGGEYTEIVEKEDQIKKAIKSEEIKFQETLDQGMEILDELIDELEQEGKEIIPGQDVFTLYDTYGFPKELTEEIAKENGYEIDVEGFEEAMEEQRARARAAQKDHDWSSAEIELFKEIRSEIDTPKFVGYTKPECETEVVKIIKDNELVDNLSAGEEGQVILTQTPFYAESGGQIGDKGALLNDDITVTVVDTQEKAELISHQIVIEAGELSVGDKLTAKIQTDQRLHIRRNHTATHLLHQTLKDVLGEHVDQSGSLVTPNRLRFDFTHFEAVSDKELEEIEDQVNKVIRRNLNVEVLETTLEEAEEMGAAALFNEKYEDEVRVIGIGDYSLELCGGTHVDATGEISLFKISSEGGIAAGIRRIEAVTGKEALNYINQQENILKQAASALKTTPDELVDRIDKLQSKIKDLEEEVTKFKNKLADSQADEVVSDLEEINGINVILEKVEGLDAEGLRTMGDNIKADLDSGIIILASNLGEKVLFVSLVTDDLVEKGYNAGQIIGEVARVAGGGGGGRPDMAQAGGSQPNKLDAALEKARELIAAE
- a CDS encoding DUF4258 domain-containing protein; this translates as MLLTECFLDDHYFRIESTTHAMDRMKERSIDTSLVTNIILSLGDKLLDYNDTGDEVAIVDQKNNLAVIIEVREGKAVVITVIDRANIHIKEGTLLEEIA
- a CDS encoding DUF1292 domain-containing protein, with the translated sequence MAEEGKIQKFDPEEGIVVLEEMDGEEIKFSIEEEVEIDDNKYFILVREDELDVGEGYALRLDEDDNGDLILVPVDSEEELIKVQNALEKMYQ
- the mltG gene encoding endolytic transglycosylase MltG codes for the protein MLNFHLRNKNLVAVVVMILFILTLASISYLQKLTGPMDRNSVSSYEVEVKAGASSSQIANLLFKKGLIRHPFLFKALVRFRGVEDNLQAGYYRLSTGMSIGVIIDKLVNNEVITYQVTIPEGYTVEEIGSKLAKEAEFSKEQFLAVAEELKAEFSFAEKINVKKRKYPLEGYLFPETYSIPKGTTPENIIKIMVRQFKEKLNDKLLIEVKQSKYSLDEIMTIASLVEAEVKYGKERRLIAGVIHNRLAKNMLLQIDATIQYILPEHEKQILYEDLTLESPYNTYQNLGLPPGPINNPGLTSIKAALNPAQTDYLYYFALDDGSHKFSETYKEHLRLQNKLKY